Proteins from a genomic interval of Candidatus Yanofskybacteria bacterium:
- a CDS encoding AAA family ATPase — MIKQEIERRFLVKKINLPLMLSCEDGCKKIQQGYLELPEQTKSFRVRLASEGKSILATATIKTGSGLVREEGQFKIDRLFAEHLLMACHHHLTKTRHKVNGWEVDFYDEPLKGIIIAEKELASADEKVELPPWIMEATEVTDKLSNLHLARLASELRGINGQIALNHTRELQKDICRMAIIGPPCSGKSSILEIFKKKRPEIYFIPETASMVIHQLGIKPSGDRVANRRFQLTVYQTQKNFETLSIQFAKLENKKAIAVDRGTLDNAAYLNGGLKEFLSFFKTSVEQEYARYDAVIYLGPPPKHIFEKDRLKNPARYEKNYEEIAQRHRELFRLWSKHPAFFYIGSKLNWEEKVDEVRSIIKNILSKGGRQ; from the coding sequence ATGATAAAACAAGAAATCGAACGGCGTTTTTTGGTTAAAAAAATTAACCTGCCGCTAATGCTTTCCTGCGAAGACGGCTGTAAAAAAATACAGCAGGGATACCTTGAACTGCCCGAACAGACAAAATCATTTAGGGTAAGATTGGCCAGTGAAGGAAAGTCAATTTTGGCAACAGCGACAATCAAAACCGGCTCGGGGTTGGTGCGCGAGGAAGGCCAGTTTAAAATAGATCGCCTTTTTGCGGAACACCTGCTAATGGCATGCCATCATCATCTTACAAAAACTAGGCATAAGGTTAACGGCTGGGAAGTTGATTTTTATGATGAACCTTTGAAAGGAATTATTATCGCGGAAAAAGAATTGGCATCCGCAGACGAAAAAGTAGAACTGCCGCCATGGATTATGGAAGCTACCGAGGTAACCGACAAGTTATCAAATTTACATCTTGCCAGACTAGCAAGTGAGTTGCGTGGCATTAACGGCCAAATTGCCTTGAATCACACGAGAGAACTGCAAAAAGATATTTGCCGAATGGCCATAATTGGTCCCCCTTGTTCTGGTAAAAGTAGCATCTTGGAAATATTTAAAAAAAAGAGACCTGAAATATATTTTATTCCAGAAACGGCTTCAATGGTAATCCATCAACTTGGCATAAAACCAAGTGGCGATAGGGTCGCTAACCGCAGATTTCAGCTGACGGTATATCAAACTCAAAAAAATTTTGAAACGCTATCAATTCAATTCGCCAAATTAGAAAACAAAAAAGCAATTGCAGTAGATCGTGGCACACTGGATAACGCGGCGTATCTCAATGGCGGCTTGAAAGAATTTTTGAGTTTTTTCAAAACAAGCGTGGAACAAGAATATGCCCGATACGACGCCGTCATATATCTAGGTCCGCCACCAAAGCATATATTTGAAAAGGACCGCTTAAAAAATCCTGCCCGCTACGAAAAAAATTACGAAGAAATAGCACAAAGACACCGCGAGCTGTTCCGATTGTGGAGCAAACACCCTGCATTTTTTTACATAGGATCCAAACTAAACTGGGAAGAAAAAGTTGATGAAGTTCGCTCGATAATAAAAAATATTTTAAGTAAAGGGGGGAGACAATGA
- the uppS gene encoding di-trans,poly-cis-decaprenylcistransferase: MKSGIPNHIAIIPDGNRRWAKSKGRPSVMGHLEGKKRFHEISKIAFNLGIPYFTFWAMSEDNYRKRCATEIDYLVSLLKKGLNGRLTKDLFEKQIRFKVFGKWKELTATRVLADLIKNLEMRTANFDKHHLTLLLGYDGKQELVEAFQIQAKMRNWQPQNAWQPGELDFQKIKATLWTRELPPVDLVIRTGETKEHWFHNSSGFMMLHTTDSEIYISPTLWPDFSEEEFKKIIEEYGQRERKLGK; this comes from the coding sequence ATGAAGTCCGGCATTCCAAACCATATTGCTATCATACCGGACGGCAACCGGCGCTGGGCAAAATCTAAAGGACGGCCATCAGTAATGGGTCACCTGGAAGGTAAAAAACGATTTCACGAAATCAGCAAAATTGCGTTTAATCTCGGCATCCCCTATTTCACGTTTTGGGCAATGTCCGAAGACAACTATAGAAAAAGGTGTGCCACTGAAATAGATTATTTGGTTTCTTTGCTAAAGAAAGGTCTAAACGGCCGCTTAACAAAAGACCTGTTTGAAAAACAAATCAGGTTCAAGGTTTTTGGCAAATGGAAAGAACTTACCGCCACCAGAGTTTTGGCTGATTTAATCAAGAACCTTGAGATGCGGACTGCAAATTTTGACAAACACCACCTTACTCTCCTGTTGGGATACGACGGGAAACAAGAATTAGTCGAAGCTTTTCAAATCCAAGCGAAAATGAGAAATTGGCAACCACAAAACGCATGGCAACCTGGAGAATTAGATTTTCAAAAAATTAAGGCAACACTTTGGACGAGAGAACTGCCACCGGTAGATCTTGTTATCAGGACCGGCGAAACAAAAGAACATTGGTTTCACAACAGTTCGGGTTTTATGATGTTGCACACCACCGATTCGGAAATTTATATATCACCCACCCTCTGGCCAGATTTTTCTGAAGAAGAGTTTAAAAAAATAATTGAAGAGTACGGCCAGCGAGAAAGAAAATTAGGAAAATAA
- a CDS encoding DoxX family protein, whose amino-acid sequence MNKFQKICLFLLRISMGWLMFYAGIIKVVDPTWSAAGYLGNAKTFTGFYNWFLRPDILPFTNLVNEWGLTLLGLALIFGIFVRLSSVLGAVLMLLYYFPILQFPYPNAHSFIVDEHIIYISVLLFLATIRAGRVWGLENWCSRLPICSKFPKLRFWLG is encoded by the coding sequence ATGAATAAATTTCAAAAAATTTGTTTATTTTTGCTTCGCATTTCAATGGGTTGGCTTATGTTTTACGCCGGGATCATAAAGGTTGTTGACCCGACATGGTCGGCGGCTGGCTATCTTGGCAATGCCAAAACTTTTACTGGGTTTTATAATTGGTTTTTACGACCCGATATTTTACCGTTTACTAATCTTGTGAACGAGTGGGGTCTTACGCTGTTGGGCCTAGCTCTTATTTTTGGAATCTTTGTTAGGTTGAGTTCGGTTCTGGGGGCAGTGCTTATGCTCCTATATTATTTTCCGATTTTGCAATTCCCGTACCCCAATGCCCATTCGTTCATAGTAGATGAGCATATAATTTATATTTCGGTGTTGCTATTTCTTGCTACAATCCGGGCGGGTCGTGTTTGGGGTCTGGAAAATTGGTGTTCAAGGTTGCCAATTTGTTCCAAATTTCCAAAATTACGTTTCTGGCTTGGCTAA
- a CDS encoding undecaprenyl-diphosphate phosphatase: MDIIQLFILGILEGFTEFLPISSTAHLILASRLFQLGGSEFMKSFTIAIQLGAILAVVFLYAWRLVINPGIGKKTLVAFLPTAVVGFLLYKTIKGVLFESLFVIIISLFAGGIILIIFELLFKEKETSAASMKDITYTQAFMVGCAQSLAVIPGVSRAAATIIGGMFAGIKRVAIVEFSFVLAVPTMAAATGYDLFKNAGGFSASQFHLLAAGFVISFFAALLGVKFLLNLIQRHSFIGFGIYRVIAALIFFLLLFYE; encoded by the coding sequence ATGGATATAATACAGCTTTTTATTTTAGGGATTCTGGAGGGATTTACGGAGTTTTTGCCGATCTCATCAACGGCCCATCTTATTTTAGCGTCCCGGTTGTTTCAATTGGGCGGATCGGAGTTTATGAAAAGTTTCACAATTGCTATTCAGCTGGGGGCGATATTGGCCGTTGTATTTCTTTACGCGTGGCGGTTGGTAATAAACCCGGGAATAGGCAAAAAAACATTAGTGGCCTTTTTGCCGACGGCCGTGGTAGGTTTTTTGCTGTATAAAACAATCAAAGGAGTTTTATTTGAAAGTTTGTTCGTAATTATTATTTCCTTGTTTGCGGGTGGTATTATTTTAATAATTTTTGAACTGTTGTTTAAAGAAAAAGAAACTTCAGCCGCTAGTATGAAAGACATTACTTATACCCAAGCATTCATGGTGGGTTGCGCGCAATCGTTGGCGGTTATACCCGGCGTATCGCGGGCGGCGGCAACTATAATAGGGGGGATGTTTGCCGGGATAAAACGCGTAGCTATAGTTGAATTTTCTTTTGTTTTGGCTGTTCCGACCATGGCCGCCGCAACTGGCTACGACCTTTTTAAGAATGCCGGCGGATTTTCAGCCAGCCAATTCCATTTGTTGGCGGCAGGGTTTGTTATTTCCTTTTTCGCCGCTTTACTAGGTGTAAAATTCCTGCTTAATTTGATACAGCGCCATTCATTTATCGGGTTCGGCATTTATCGTGTTATAGCGGCCTTAATATTTTTTCTTTTATTGTTTTATGAATAA
- a CDS encoding glycogen/starch/alpha-glucan phosphorylase, with product MSLEQPKSEIKPETKIESEKRLSFFERIGRPELKEKLTPETPWAYFTMELYGSGIRGGGGLGILAADTLEVKKKEQVPAVFITPFYTKERAQGFKKFEQRIKLTNVKPEKRGFKPTGWSVTVREVAGGRPDFTELGVYQKQEGCVTLLTITEKNFGALYQGENNSDHRLYQEISLGFGGWQAMRKMGMEPTVRQLNESATVFSALACLDEKVRVVGDFEQALRAVKDGTIYTNHTLVQAAEAEFTLDQFDRFVMPNIQSDTVKKWLRGLFRDGRVKLSTLAIELAGKKNGVSLIHAREAGKTYKDIHGNNVEFEGITNGIALDRWGDRELLAYYREHGIIDEFDLVLDDFKEKIQSMDAQKLEEIKERDRTIARDVLKKHKNQYGEPVVVPQEAKIYDWKRRIAEYKRPGMVFERPDELAGILEERDAYLVMAGEAHSADKPMQEELKRIFKVIDANPILKKRVHFVKNYNEVLAKALAQGADVALNTPRVRIEEGERRGERISTEACGTSWEKDILGNTILISTPDGGAADLEVLAEQAKTEKEESFLEISGQNFNEEVESLYGQMRHAADLLDDKAKKIEYLKRQLAAYLPIISGARMEVDYLNSAA from the coding sequence ATGTCTTTGGAACAACCAAAATCAGAGATAAAGCCGGAAACGAAAATTGAAAGTGAAAAAAGACTGTCGTTTTTTGAACGGATTGGCAGGCCGGAGTTGAAAGAAAAGTTAACCCCCGAAACGCCATGGGCTTATTTTACAATGGAACTTTACGGAAGCGGTATAAGGGGCGGCGGAGGTTTGGGAATTCTAGCGGCGGACACACTTGAGGTAAAAAAGAAAGAGCAAGTTCCGGCTGTTTTTATTACCCCCTTTTATACCAAAGAAAGAGCGCAGGGATTTAAGAAATTTGAACAGAGAATCAAGCTAACGAACGTAAAACCGGAAAAACGCGGATTTAAGCCTACGGGTTGGTCAGTTACGGTAAGAGAGGTCGCGGGTGGAAGACCTGATTTTACGGAATTGGGCGTATACCAAAAACAAGAGGGTTGCGTTACATTACTCACAATCACGGAGAAAAACTTCGGTGCGCTTTATCAGGGTGAAAACAATAGCGATCACCGTCTTTATCAAGAAATATCATTGGGTTTTGGCGGTTGGCAGGCGATGAGGAAAATGGGAATGGAGCCAACGGTGCGGCAACTCAATGAGTCGGCTACGGTTTTTTCAGCTCTTGCGTGCCTTGATGAGAAGGTTCGTGTAGTTGGCGATTTTGAGCAGGCATTGCGAGCCGTAAAAGATGGCACAATTTATACTAACCATACTTTAGTACAGGCCGCTGAAGCTGAATTTACGCTTGATCAGTTTGATCGTTTTGTAATGCCAAATATACAAAGCGACACTGTTAAAAAGTGGCTTCGCGGATTATTTAGAGATGGTAGGGTCAAGTTAAGTACTCTTGCGATAGAACTTGCCGGCAAAAAGAATGGAGTCAGTTTGATTCACGCACGCGAAGCCGGCAAGACATACAAAGATATCCACGGCAATAATGTGGAATTTGAGGGTATTACTAATGGAATTGCGCTTGATCGCTGGGGAGATCGGGAACTTCTTGCATATTATCGAGAGCATGGCATTATTGACGAATTTGATCTTGTATTGGACGATTTTAAGGAAAAAATACAATCCATGGATGCTCAAAAATTGGAAGAAATAAAAGAACGCGATCGCACCATCGCGAGAGATGTTTTAAAAAAACACAAAAACCAATATGGTGAGCCCGTCGTGGTGCCGCAAGAGGCAAAAATATATGATTGGAAGCGAAGAATTGCGGAATACAAACGGCCAGGTATGGTTTTTGAACGTCCTGATGAACTTGCTGGTATTCTTGAAGAACGAGATGCCTATCTGGTAATGGCTGGAGAAGCGCATTCGGCCGACAAGCCGATGCAGGAGGAATTGAAAAGAATTTTTAAAGTTATTGATGCCAATCCGATTCTTAAAAAACGCGTGCACTTTGTTAAAAATTATAACGAGGTATTGGCAAAAGCTCTGGCGCAGGGAGCTGATGTCGCGCTCAATACGCCGCGTGTAAGAATTGAAGAAGGGGAGAGAAGGGGAGAACGTATTAGCACCGAAGCCTGCGGCACTTCATGGGAGAAGGATATTCTTGGCAATACAATCCTGATCTCTACTCCCGATGGAGGAGCGGCCGATCTGGAGGTGCTTGCCGAACAGGCCAAAACAGAAAAGGAGGAATCATTTTTAGAAATCAGCGGTCAAAATTTTAATGAAGAAGTCGAATCGCTTTATGGGCAAATGCGCCATGCCGCTGATCTACTGGACGATAAAGCTAAAAAAATCGAATACCTTAAACGCCAACTGGCGGCTTATCTGCCGATTATTTCCGGTGCTCGTATGGAAGTTGATTATTTAAATAGCGCCGCATAA
- a CDS encoding vitamin B12-dependent ribonucleotide reductase encodes MEKNKGLSWPRLFGEGDPYDSIKWEKRTAEITNEKGKIFFRQDGVEVPDFWSQTATNIVASKYFRGKLESSERENSARQMVNRVVDRITAWGILDSYFATEQDAENFRQDLKFLMINQWAAFNSPVWFNVGVYDKPQCSACFILSIDDSMESIFEWCRQEGWIFKGGSGSGVNLSPLRSSLEPLSRGGRSSGPVSFMKGADGFANMIRSGGTTRRAAKMVVLNVDHPDIKQFICCKTIAEDEVRALEASGFQNSIDGDLFSPYTMIPYQNANNSVRVSNEFMRRVDADEDWELKAVTTGETLRVVKAREVMRWIADAAWRSADPGMQFDTIINDWHTCPKTGRINASNPCSEYMHLDDSACNLASLNLVKFLNNDGSFDIVSFKKAVDTMILAQEIIVGNSSYPTPKITANALAFRELGLGYANLGSLLMNMGLPYDSDFGRDVAAAITSIMTGEAYCMSARIAEVTGPFAGYELNREDMLKVIEKHGIFAIKLQNQFGERTHLMRESECVWKEAFGLGQKFGYRNSQATVLAPTGTIAFLMDCDTTGVEPELALVKYKKLVGGGTLKLINNQVPAALKKLGYNEQQVSDIKNYILEKETIEGAPYLKDEHLPVFDCSFKAQNGVRSIGYAGHIKMMGAVQPFISGAISKTVNLPSGATVENIRDVFIQSWKLGLKAVAVYRDGCKSVQPLNVSDEEKTKKTVNPQTADGNLVQTIGNYTRRKLPDTRDAITHKFSLGGHEGYLTVGLYPDGSPGETFIVMAKEGSTVSGLVDTIATLISVALQSGVPLKVLVKKFKDMRFEPAGITENQEIRFASSIVDYIFKWLGKKFLSKEDQEEIFGPPHDKTPVSVSEKSGISGVDTDAPVCGCGTIMKRAGSCYTCSNCATSTGSCD; translated from the coding sequence ATGGAAAAAAATAAGGGCCTTTCGTGGCCTCGTTTATTTGGTGAAGGCGATCCATATGATTCTATAAAATGGGAAAAAAGAACGGCAGAAATTACTAATGAAAAAGGCAAGATCTTTTTTAGACAGGACGGTGTTGAAGTTCCAGATTTTTGGAGCCAGACCGCGACCAATATCGTGGCTTCAAAATATTTTCGCGGTAAACTAGAATCATCAGAAAGAGAAAATAGTGCCAGGCAGATGGTTAATCGCGTTGTAGATAGAATCACTGCTTGGGGCATATTGGACAGCTATTTCGCAACCGAACAAGATGCTGAAAATTTCAGGCAGGACCTAAAATTCTTGATGATAAATCAGTGGGCGGCGTTTAACAGCCCAGTCTGGTTCAATGTTGGAGTTTATGACAAACCGCAGTGTAGTGCCTGTTTTATTCTATCCATAGACGACAGTATGGAATCAATTTTTGAATGGTGCAGGCAGGAGGGCTGGATTTTTAAGGGTGGTTCTGGAAGTGGAGTAAATCTTTCACCACTAAGGTCTTCTCTGGAGCCATTATCTAGAGGTGGCAGATCTTCTGGTCCGGTTTCATTTATGAAAGGTGCTGACGGATTTGCCAACATGATACGTTCTGGCGGCACAACTAGACGCGCCGCCAAAATGGTAGTTTTAAATGTTGACCATCCCGATATCAAGCAGTTTATTTGTTGTAAAACAATAGCAGAAGATGAAGTGAGGGCTTTAGAGGCCAGCGGTTTTCAAAATTCAATTGACGGTGATCTTTTTAGTCCATATACCATGATACCTTATCAAAATGCTAATAACTCCGTGCGTGTAAGCAATGAATTTATGCGACGGGTTGATGCCGATGAAGATTGGGAACTCAAAGCGGTTACCACCGGAGAAACACTCAGGGTGGTAAAAGCAAGAGAGGTCATGAGGTGGATTGCGGATGCCGCCTGGCGTTCTGCTGATCCGGGTATGCAATTTGATACCATAATTAACGATTGGCATACTTGTCCGAAAACCGGCAGAATTAACGCTTCAAACCCATGCAGTGAGTATATGCATTTGGATGATAGCGCTTGTAACTTAGCTTCGCTTAACTTGGTTAAATTTCTGAATAATGACGGCAGTTTTGACATTGTTTCATTTAAAAAAGCCGTGGATACCATGATTCTTGCCCAAGAAATCATTGTCGGCAACTCTTCTTATCCAACACCAAAAATAACCGCCAATGCTCTTGCTTTCCGTGAACTTGGATTGGGCTATGCTAACCTCGGTAGTCTTTTAATGAATATGGGCTTGCCCTACGATTCTGATTTTGGCCGTGACGTGGCAGCCGCTATTACCTCTATTATGACCGGAGAGGCATACTGCATGTCTGCAAGAATTGCGGAAGTAACTGGCCCGTTTGCCGGATATGAGTTAAATCGTGAAGACATGTTGAAAGTTATAGAAAAGCACGGCATATTTGCCATAAAACTTCAAAACCAATTTGGTGAGCGGACGCATCTTATGCGCGAATCTGAATGTGTTTGGAAAGAAGCTTTTGGGCTAGGGCAAAAATTTGGCTATCGGAATTCTCAAGCTACAGTATTGGCTCCGACCGGTACTATTGCATTCCTGATGGATTGTGATACGACCGGAGTTGAACCGGAATTGGCTTTGGTTAAGTATAAGAAACTCGTGGGTGGTGGAACACTTAAGTTGATAAATAACCAAGTGCCGGCGGCTCTTAAAAAACTCGGTTACAATGAACAGCAAGTTTCTGACATCAAAAATTACATTTTGGAAAAGGAAACCATAGAAGGCGCGCCGTATCTAAAGGATGAACACCTGCCCGTTTTTGACTGTTCGTTCAAAGCACAAAACGGTGTTAGAAGTATCGGTTATGCGGGTCATATCAAAATGATGGGTGCCGTTCAGCCCTTTATTTCCGGTGCGATTTCTAAAACCGTCAATCTGCCCAGTGGTGCCACGGTGGAGAATATTCGCGATGTATTTATACAGTCGTGGAAACTTGGCCTGAAAGCAGTGGCCGTTTACCGCGATGGTTGTAAGAGCGTTCAGCCGTTGAATGTTTCAGACGAAGAAAAAACAAAAAAGACAGTAAATCCACAAACTGCTGACGGTAATCTCGTCCAGACAATCGGCAATTACACGAGAAGAAAGTTGCCTGACACAAGAGATGCGATAACCCATAAGTTTTCTCTCGGCGGCCATGAAGGATATTTGACCGTTGGTCTTTATCCCGATGGATCTCCTGGTGAAACATTTATTGTCATGGCAAAGGAAGGGAGCACGGTGTCTGGATTGGTTGATACCATTGCAACCCTTATTTCGGTAGCTCTGCAGTCGGGCGTGCCGCTAAAAGTTCTGGTTAAGAAGTTTAAAGACATGAGATTTGAGCCGGCGGGTATAACCGAAAATCAGGAAATACGTTTCGCAAGTTCAATTGTTGATTACATTTTTAAATGGCTTGGCAAGAAGTTTCTTTCAAAGGAAGACCAGGAAGAAATTTTTGGACCGCCACATGATAAAACACCTGTTAGCGTATCAGAAAAAAGCGGTATCAGTGGTGTCGATACCGATGCTCCGGTTTGTGGATGCGGTACTATCATGAAAAGAGCTGGCTCGTGTTACACATGTTCGAATTGTGCCACTTCAACCGGTTCATGTGATTAG
- a CDS encoding sugar phosphate isomerase/epimerase, with translation MANKMRVGTLLNTFKLIPKILQDTLFSDPHLHHPLLRRRMGNILLKLGGRCLSGIYHGPQMPPEKLLSMFNLENQIEELRNAGAEHFELDDDIVFLRPEITQWWQNKIPYLSQLKDEGITFSEHLSQFGGLQVDSFIPEIRQASVQAIGRMVKLFEPLQPLNYVLHLGGDRFFRYLNTHAIDPVLRQELDKIFPHSPLKKYALRKFIQGLVWWTQHHVNDTIVVPSVLETMKELKKIIPAQNICLENLEHSDFDMMADIVTKQIDARICFDVGHDVIRNGFEHPKRFILKYGHKIAQLHLHDIRVIASTIYPSGYKEPVYQDHKPLGDGSLNLKNNILIPLKEVGFSGPIVIEDYYHDPLPSVKILRKAIDEIS, from the coding sequence ATGGCAAATAAAATGCGCGTGGGAACTCTTTTAAACACCTTCAAGCTAATACCCAAAATTTTGCAAGATACGCTTTTTTCCGACCCGCACCTTCATCATCCGCTACTGCGGCGGCGAATGGGCAATATCTTGCTCAAATTGGGCGGGCGATGTTTAAGCGGCATTTACCACGGTCCGCAAATGCCCCCGGAAAAATTGCTTTCAATGTTTAACCTTGAAAACCAAATTGAAGAATTGAGGAATGCCGGCGCGGAACATTTTGAACTTGATGACGACATAGTTTTCCTAAGACCCGAGATTACACAGTGGTGGCAAAATAAAATACCCTATTTGAGCCAGCTCAAAGATGAAGGCATAACCTTCAGCGAACACTTATCGCAATTCGGCGGATTGCAAGTTGATTCATTTATACCGGAAATCAGACAAGCTTCAGTCCAGGCGATAGGTAGAATGGTAAAACTTTTTGAACCGTTACAACCGCTTAATTATGTCCTGCATCTTGGCGGAGACAGATTTTTCCGCTACTTGAATACCCATGCCATTGATCCTGTTTTAAGGCAAGAACTTGATAAAATATTCCCCCATTCACCTCTTAAAAAATATGCTCTGCGCAAATTTATACAGGGCTTAGTTTGGTGGACACAGCATCACGTCAATGACACTATCGTAGTTCCCTCTGTTTTGGAAACAATGAAAGAATTAAAAAAAATAATCCCCGCTCAAAACATTTGTTTGGAAAACCTGGAACACAGCGACTTTGATATGATGGCCGATATTGTTACCAAACAAATAGATGCCAGGATTTGTTTTGACGTAGGACATGACGTAATCAGGAACGGCTTTGAACATCCCAAGCGATTTATTTTGAAATACGGACACAAGATCGCCCAATTGCACCTGCACGATATCCGCGTCATTGCCAGCACCATTTACCCGTCGGGGTATAAAGAGCCGGTTTATCAAGACCACAAGCCGCTTGGTGATGGGTCTCTTAACCTTAAAAATAATATCTTGATACCGCTAAAAGAAGTCGGGTTTTCTGGCCCGATTGTCATAGAAGATTATTACCACGACCCACTACCATCAGTAAAAATTCTAAGAAAAGCAATTGATGAAATAAGCTAG
- a CDS encoding aldehyde dehydrogenase family protein, with amino-acid sequence MTHESIVVTNPATGKVFREIVCHDETILDFFVREGRKAQIKWQKVSFSDRLKLFKKLKRHIQKKYHELVEPNQSETGKTWPDAMVDVISAVAEIHELERRGEAYACEHVSNHVFLSNKNAKVFFEPHQLVGVITPWNLPLAIPAADIFPALFLGSAVIWKPSEYTPLTALKLEEIMKNVGFPAGLMQVLLGYGDIGAKLCQVADHISFTGSCKTGKKVAEICQSRGFIPNLEMGGKAPAIVLPDADLRRTAQALVYGAIANSGQYCKSFERIYVHKEVLHAILSYVIQIVHYDLKPGRDYGPMITRAQFDVVEKQIEDVKKAGAHVCWRKELPDRLRDGGNWLTPAILYPTDHSMSVMKEETFGPVMPFMEFDDIGEAISLANDSHLGLNASVFTKNKKLFYEIAGYIQAGNVVGNDAMINWFITDAPQCGRKGSTSQYGGLPRHGRTGIQRFGKPKTIVWHDHPFFHLPFFKTKEPWWLPYNGLTNLALRAFLHGF; translated from the coding sequence ATGACCCATGAATCTATTGTTGTAACTAATCCTGCCACTGGCAAGGTATTTAGAGAAATTGTTTGTCATGATGAAACTATATTGGATTTTTTTGTGCGTGAAGGCAGAAAGGCTCAAATAAAATGGCAAAAAGTTTCCTTTTCCGATCGATTGAAACTTTTCAAGAAACTGAAACGCCATATTCAAAAAAAATATCATGAATTAGTCGAGCCGAATCAATCAGAAACGGGAAAAACTTGGCCGGATGCGATGGTTGACGTGATATCCGCTGTTGCCGAAATTCATGAGCTTGAGCGGAGGGGTGAAGCTTATGCCTGCGAGCATGTTTCTAATCACGTATTTTTATCAAATAAAAATGCGAAGGTCTTCTTTGAACCGCATCAGCTTGTGGGGGTAATTACTCCATGGAATTTGCCTTTGGCTATTCCGGCGGCAGATATTTTTCCGGCATTATTTCTTGGCAGCGCGGTTATCTGGAAGCCGTCTGAATATACGCCCTTGACGGCCTTAAAGCTGGAAGAAATTATGAAAAATGTCGGTTTTCCTGCGGGCTTGATGCAAGTGCTATTGGGTTACGGCGATATTGGAGCGAAACTTTGCCAAGTTGCGGATCACATTAGTTTTACCGGTTCATGTAAAACCGGCAAAAAAGTTGCTGAAATTTGCCAGTCTCGCGGCTTCATACCCAATTTAGAAATGGGCGGCAAGGCGCCGGCAATCGTCCTGCCCGATGCGGATTTACGGCGTACTGCCCAAGCACTGGTGTACGGTGCAATTGCAAATTCAGGTCAATATTGCAAATCGTTTGAAAGGATTTACGTTCACAAAGAAGTTTTACACGCCATTTTGTCTTATGTCATTCAGATTGTGCACTATGATCTTAAACCCGGCAGAGATTATGGTCCCATGATTACAAGAGCTCAATTTGATGTTGTGGAAAAACAAATTGAGGACGTCAAAAAAGCCGGAGCCCATGTTTGTTGGAGGAAAGAATTGCCAGATCGGTTGCGCGATGGTGGCAACTGGCTGACTCCGGCAATTTTATATCCCACGGATCATTCGATGTCTGTGATGAAAGAAGAGACCTTTGGTCCCGTAATGCCATTCATGGAATTTGATGACATCGGAGAAGCCATCTCTTTGGCCAATGATTCTCATTTGGGTTTGAATGCTTCCGTTTTTACCAAAAACAAGAAATTATTTTATGAAATAGCCGGATATATTCAGGCTGGCAATGTTGTCGGCAATGACGCGATGATAAACTGGTTTATAACTGACGCGCCGCAATGCGGTCGGAAGGGGAGTACGTCCCAATACGGCGGTTTGCCGCGGCACGGCCGAACCGGTATTCAGCGATTCGGAAAACCCAAGACTATTGTTTGGCACGACCACCCGTTTTTCCATTTGCCGTTTTTTAAGACAAAGGAACCGTGGTGGCTTCCGTATAACGGTTTGACCAACTTAGCATTGAGAGCATTCCTTCATGGGTTTTAA